One window of Branchiostoma lanceolatum isolate klBraLanc5 chromosome 8, klBraLanc5.hap2, whole genome shotgun sequence genomic DNA carries:
- the LOC136439529 gene encoding multidrug resistance-associated protein 1-like yields MASNLDRFCGSTFWNDSLQDTPDLTPCFQQTVLVWVPCFFLLAVAPLYVRYLRMGNRGYIQMSRINKAKTAFAVLLVLVTSLDLFKAFADFGFGEVVPAVHVVTPLVLTITMGVAGFLIQYERLKGTQSSGILFIFWLLATLSGIVTFYSKISALSKGGVDDIFRFVTFYVYFTLVLIQLILSTVSERPPLFSKINSDPNRSPEEYSSFLSRMTFLWFTPLVVLGYKRALVTTDLHTLSDCNKSENIVPEFEKELLKEIVKYKREKKDEAKFKNKKVTEAKDKSELENLTKVETAKGGAKHQYPSLYRALVRYFLPTFISSGVFKLCADILMFVSPQILGWLIAFTRDKSAQPWKGYLLAVLLLMTTMLQSLLTHQFGYRTNVWGMRVKTVVTAAIYKKVIALLLTNGARKNLSVGNMVNLMTSDVTKLQMLCQSLHSVWAAPLQIVVAMYFLWRTLGPSILAGLGVMVLLIPVNGVIASGTRKQVMKLMKKKDSRLKLLSEVLNGIKVLKLYAWELSFKEKIEALRRKELQHIRKKGYFASLFFLTWSGAPILVALTAFAVYVMVDERNVLDAEKAFVALSLFNIVRAPLNMLPSLLTSIIQVKVSLRRLGEFFGGDELDPENVHKETASGRAISVYDGTFSWGKEEDPILKNINLSIPGGTLAAVIGQVGSGKSSLLSALLGEMETQGGRVAVMGSTAYVPQQAWIQNATLRDNVLFGSPMNHSRYNEVLEACALGPDLEMLPAGDNTEIGEKGINLSGGQKQRVSLARAVYNDASIYYLDDPLSAVDTHVGKHIFDKVIGPNGLLKGKTRVLVTHGISFLPQCDQITALVDGRIWLMGTYRQLLVQNEAFADFIRNYGNLEEEKDDDSDAEDTSGEAAPLPDKQRDTNEENNKDDVTKQSNGNVPVKVPADLSDRPTKGGHENGTPIARKDEPSEEKKIQLPDKKDKLIEKEKSKTGKVKASVYMAYVKSAGVILPIIGVLGVAAQQATLVGSNFWLSAWSDDDVINGTQNAERRNVRLGVYGALGMGQALVATTGAFCLILGGVRSSRTLHKTALLHVLRGSLQYFDVTPLGRIVNRFSQDMNNIDNSMPSLSGMVLTFIFSLIGTIIVISITTPIFLAVLLPVAVLYFFIQRFYIATSRQLQRLEAVSRSPIYSHFSETLQGTSVIRAYGRADQFGRENQTKVDHSQAAAYLTIIATRWLSLGLDVVSNIIIFSATMFAVLGRESLTPGLVGLSITYALQVTLFLGGMVRVTSQLEATIVAVERLKEYEETNEEADWTVDDNRPPDSWPSEGKIRFNAYQTRYREGLDLVLRNITVDIGSGEKIGIVGRTGSGKSSLALALFRIIESAGGDIVIDGINISKIGLHDLRSRISIIPQDPVLFSGTLRMNLDPFGKHDDVDIWLALQQSHLKNFVMNLEKKLEHDVTEGGENLSVGQRQLVCLARALLRKSKILVLDEATAAVDLETDDLIQSTIRTQFADCTVLTIAHRLNTIMDSSRVLVLNAGQIAEFDTPENLIAAKGMFYRMVKDAGLV; encoded by the exons ATGGCGAGCAACTTGGATCGATTTTGCGGATCTACGTTTTGG AACGACAGTTTGCAGGACACCCCTGACCTGACGCCATGTTTCCAGCAGACGGTGCTGGTGTGGGTCCCCTGCTTTTTCCTGTTGGCAGTGGCCCCCCTGTACGTCCGGTATCTGCGCATGGGCAACAGAGGCTACATCCAGATGTCCCGTATCAACAAAGCTAAGACA GCATTTGCTGTCTTGTTAGTGCTGGTGACGTCACTGGACTTATTTAAGGCTTTCGCTGACTTTGGATTTGGTGAAGTAGTTCCAGCAGTGCATGTTGTGACGCCTCTTGTCCTAACCATAACAATG GGCGTTGCAGGCTTCCTCATTCAGTATGAACGTCTAAAGGGAACACAGTCGTCAGGAATTCTCTTCATATTCTGGCTGCTGGCTACTCTTAGCGGCATCGTCACGTTCTATTCCAAGATTTCAGCTTTGTCGAAG GGAGGTGTGGACGACATATTCCGGTTCGTGACGTTCTACGTGTACTTCACCTTGGTGCTGATCCAGCTCATCCTGTCCACCGTCAGCGAGCGGCCGCCGCTCTTCTCCAAGATCAACAGCGATCCT AACCGGAGTCCTGAAGAATATAGCTCCTTCCTGTCCAGAATGACGTTTCTTTGGTTTACTCC GCTTGTAGTCCTGGGCTACAAACGCGCCCTGGTGACGACAGATCTGCATACCCTGTCGGACTGCAACAAGTCTGAAAACATCGTCCCAGAGTTTGAGAAGGAGTTGCTGAAAGAGATCGTCAAGTACAAGAG GGAAAAAAAGGACGAAGCGAAGTTCAAGAACAAGAAAGTGACCGAGGCCAAGGACAAGTCTGAGCTTGAGAATCTGACAAAAGTAGAAACTGCGAAGGGCGGGGCAAAGCATCAGTATCCTTCCCTATACAGAGCACTGGTTCGCTACTTCCTACCAACTTTCATCAGCAGTGGTGTTTTCAAGCTTTGTGCCGACATTCTGATGTTCGTTAGCCCACAGATTCTAGG GTGGCTGATTGCCTTTACCAGAGACAAGTCCGCCCAGCCCTGGAAAGGCTACCTCTTAGCGGTTCTACTTCTGATGACGACAATGCTACAGTCACTCCTGACCCACCAGTTCGGCTACCGTACCAACGTCTGGGGCATGCGCGTCAAGACTGTTGTCACCGCCGCTATATACAAAAAGGTGATA GCTCTCCTACTCACTAACGGCGCGAGAAAGAACTTGAGTGTTGGAAACATGGTCAACCTGATGACGTCTGACGTCACGAAGCTCCAGATGTTGTGTCAGTCGCTCCACTCAGTCTGGGCGGCACCGCTACAGATCGTCGTGGCCATGTACTTCCTGTGGCGGACCCTCGGACCGTCTATCCTGGCAGGCCTCGGCGTCATGGTCCTTCTCATTCCTGTCAACGGCGTCATCGCATCCGGAACGAGAAAACAAGTG ATGAAACTGATGAAGAAAAAGGACTCTCGCCTCAAGCTGCTCAGCGAGGTACTGAACGGCATCAAAGTGCTGAAACTGTACGCCTGGGAGCTATCGTTCAAGGAAAAGATCGAAGCTCTCAGACGTAAAGAGCTGCAGCACATCCGGAAGAAAGGCTACTTTGCGAGTTTGTTCTTCCTCACGTGGAGCGGTGCACCGATTCTG GTCGCTTTAACGGCATTTGCTGTGTACGTCATGGTGGATGAGAGGAACGTCCTGGATGCAGAGAAGGCCTTCGTGGCTCTTTCCCTCTTCAACATCGTGCGCGCTCCACTTAACATGCTCCCGAGTCTTCTCACGAGTATCATTCAG GTGAAAGTCTCCCTTCGTCGTCTGGGAGAATTCTTCGGTGGAGATGAGCTGGACCCAGAAAACGTGCACAAGGAAACAGCGTCAG GACGAGCCATCAGTGTGTACGATGGCACCTTTAGCTGGGGAAAGGAGGAGGACCCTATTCTTAAAAA TATCAACCTCAGCATCCCTGGAGGAACGTTGGCGGCGGTGATTGGTCAGGTTGGATCGGGAAAGTCATCTCTGTTGTCTGCACTGTTGGGAGAAATGGAGACACAAGGAGGACGAGTTGCTGTTATG GGAAGCACCGCGTATGTACCCCAGCAGGCGTGGATCCAGAACGCTACCTTGCGGGACAACGTCCTGTTCGGCAGCCCGATGAACCACAGTCGCTACAACGAGGTGCTGGAGGCCTGTGCCCTGGGACCAGACTTGGAGATGTTGCCAGCTGGAGACAACACAGAGATTGGCGAGAAG GGTATAAACCTCAGTGGCGGACAGAAGCAGCGAGTCAGCTTGGCTCGCGCGGTGTACAATGATGCCAGCATATACTACCTCGACGACCCGTTAAGTGCTGTGGATACACATGTCGGAAAACACATCTTTGACAAAGTCATTGGACCAAATGGCTTATTAAAAGGAAAG ACGAGAGTGCTGGTGACCCACGGTATCAGCTTCTTGCCGCAGTGTGACCAGATCACGGCTCTAGTGGACGGGAGGATATGGCTGATGGGGACATACAGACAACTTTTGGTGCAGAACGAAGCATTCGCTGACTTCATCCGCAACTACGGCAACCTCGAGGAGGAAAAAGATGATGACAGTGACGCCGAGGATACCTCTG GTGAAGCCGCACCATTACCCGACAAGCAGCGTGATACAAATGAAGAGAACAACAAAGATGACGTCACAAA GCAAAGTAACGGCAACGTTCCTGTGAAAGTACCAGCGGATTTAAGCGATCGTCCGACTAAAGGAGGTCATGAAAACGGGACGCCCATTGCCCGTAAGGACGAGCCGTccgaagaaaagaaaatccaaCTCCCGGACAAGAAGGATAAACTCATAGAGAAGGAAAAATCTAAGACTGGCAAG GTGAAGGCGTCTGTATACATGGCTTATGTAAAGTCTGCTGGTGTCATTTTACCCATCATCGGCGTCCTGGGTGTTGCTGCCCAACAAGCCACTTTGGTTGGGTCCAACTTCTGGCTGAGTGCCTGGAGCGACGACGATGTTATCAATGGTACCCAGAACGCAGAGCGGAGGAACGTCCGGCTAGGGGTGTATGGCGCCCTTGGAATGGGACAAG CTTTGGTGGCGACGACGGGAGCCTTTTGCCTCATTTTAGGAGGCGTCCGGTCGTCGAGAACCCTTCATAAAACCGCCTTGCTGCACGTCTTACGGGGGAGCCTGCAGTACTTCGATGTGACTCCACTGGGCCGTATCGTGAACCGGTTTTCTCAGGATATGAACAACATCGACAACAGCATGCCGAGTCTTTCTGGGATGGTACTCACCTTCATCTTTTCGTTGATCGGCACTATCATCGTTATCAGCATCACCACTCCAATATTCCTGGCCGTACTTCTGCCTGTTGCTGTGTTATACTTTTTCATACAG CGATTCTACATAGCCACATCCCGTCAACTACAGCGGTTGGAAGCCGTCAGCAGGTCTCCGATTTATTCACACTTCAGCGAGACCCTACAGGGCACCAGCGTCATCCGTGCGTACGGGCGTGCAGACCAGTTCGGCCGAGAGAACCAAACCAAAGTGGACCACAGTCAGGCGGCGGCGTATCTTACTATTATCGCTACTAG ATGGCTATCGCTGGGTCTGGATGTTGTCAgcaacatcatcatcttctcCGCCACGATGTTTGCTGTTCTCGGTCGGGAGTCCCTCACCCCGGGCCTGGTGGGACTTTCCATAACATATGCACTTCAG GTTACTCTGTTCCTAGGCGGAATGGTGCGTGTAACCAGTCAACTGGAGGCCACCATTGTGGCTGTGGAGAGGCTAAAGGAGTATGAAGAAACAAATGAAgag GCTGATTGGACGGTCGACGACAACAGGCCACCGGACAGTTGGCCTAGTGAAGGCAAAATCCGCTTCAACGCGTACCAGACTCGTTATCGCGAGGGACTGGATCTGGTCCTGAGGAACATCACAGTAGACATAGGAAGTGGAGAAAAG ATCGGCATCGTTGGTAGAACAGGGTCAGGAAAGTCGTCTCTAGCCTTAGCCTTGTTCCGTATCATCGAGTCGGCAGGGGGAGACATCGTCATTGACGGGATCAACATCTCTAAGATTGGACTGCACGACCTGCGTTCCCGAATCAGCATCATCCCACAG GACCCAGTACTATTCTCGGGCACGCTTCGCATGAACCTTGACCCCTTCGGAAAACACGATGATGTGGACATCTGGCTGGCTTTGCAGCAGTCTCACCTGAAAAACTTCGTAATGAACTTGGAGAAAAAGCTGGAGCACGACGTGACAGAAGGAGGCGAAAATCTCAG TGTTGGTCAGAGACAGCTGGTGTGCCTGGCTCGTGCCTTGCTGAGGAAGTCTAAGATCCTGGTTCTGGACGAGGCCACAGCTGCCGTGGATCTGGAGACAGATGACCTCATCCAATCAACCATCCGCACACAGTTCGCTGACTGCACCGTGCTGACCATAGCCCACAGGCTCAACACTATCATGGACAGCTCAAG GGTACTGGTGCTTAACGCTGGCCAGATAGCGGAGTTCGACACTCCTGAGAATCTCATCGCTGCCAAGGGAATGTTCTACCGCATGGTCAAAGATGCCGGGCTGGTCTGA